In one window of Henckelia pumila isolate YLH828 chromosome 1, ASM3356847v2, whole genome shotgun sequence DNA:
- the LOC140871272 gene encoding uncharacterized protein, with amino-acid sequence MEADALAKRAVTGENDDTESLAQRKMVAAIEALEPVVREDTWMAPMVKYLTSGDLPADKERARVIRIRTPRFVILGGTLYRSSYQGPLLKCLVEGETEYVLREVHEGCCGNHGGSWVEAEPLAKIIEGEVMKFLWNNIVCQFGIPRKLVSDNGRQFQGQKLAGWCAEMDIKQAFTSVSYPQSNGQTEVTNRTIVRSLQARLHGMGKDWVEEIPSMLWAYRTTPHTATQ; translated from the exons ATGGAAGCAGACGCCTTGGCTAAAAGAGCTGTCACTGGGGAAAATGATGATACAGAATCTTTGGCACAGAGGAAAATGGTGGCTGCCATAGAGGCCCTGGAGCCGGTCGTCCGAGAAGATACATGGATGGCCCCGATGGTCAAGTACCTTACCAGTGGGGATCTTCCAGCAGACAAAGAACGAGCCCGAGTCATACGGATACGGACACCCAGATTTGTTATCTTGGGGGGTACGCTATATAGGAGTTCCTATCAGGGCCCTTTGCTCAAATGCTTGGTAGAGGGGGAAACAGAATATGTCTTACGGGAGGTGCACGAGGGATGCTGTGGAAACCATGGAGGATCT TGGGTGGAGGCGGAGCCTTTGGCAAAAATAATAGAAGGCGAGGTGATGAAGTTTTTGTGGAATAATATAGTATGCCAGTTTGGGATCCCAAGAAAGTTGGTCTCGGATAATGGCAGACAATTTCAGGGGCAAAAATTGGCAGGTTGGTGTGCAGAGATGGACATTAAGCAAGCTTTCACCTCGGTCTCTTACCCTCAAAGTAATGGTCAAACGGAGGTAACCAACCGGACTATTGTTCGATCTTTACAGGCTCGGTTGCACGGAATGGGGAAAGACTGGGTAGAGGAGATCCCGAGTATGTTGTGGGCCTATCGCACCACTCCTCATACTGCCACACAATAA